A section of the Hemibagrus wyckioides isolate EC202008001 linkage group LG04, SWU_Hwy_1.0, whole genome shotgun sequence genome encodes:
- the LOC131351686 gene encoding transmembrane 6 superfamily member 1-like isoform X2, whose protein sequence is MTFYLKQANPHINTAHGHMISYWDGCAHYLMYLLMVAAITWGESYRAIGLYWVGSFMMQIIVYIPGSVVGKYGTQLNALFLLHLLYVCVSVWACFRVLNQPATRDQPPTDVQCEQMKSLLQRPVDLFFMLSLITAMIFSVLRGLVVLDCPADWCREYVIHYEPYLKDPSAYPTVQMLVNMLYSTPCLIMMMYGLCIPGCDWLPDLSLVHAGAMAQAQFCHIGASLHTRTPVTFRIPSERLLCFFTFNLFYALVPQALSYRCISRPAFFISKTQQSQAD, encoded by the exons ATGACCTTTTACCTAAAACAG GCGAATCCTCACATTAACACGGCTCATGGTCACATGATCTCATACTGGGACGGCTGTGCTCACTATCTGATGTACCTGCTGATGGTGGCTGCAATAACATGggg gGAAAGTTACAGAGCCATCGGTCTGTACTGGGTCGGGTCCTTCATGATGCAGATCATCGTTTACATTCCAGGCAGTGTGGTGG gGAAATATGGTACTCAGCTGAATGCTCTGTTTCTGCTCCACctgctctatgtgtgtgtctctgtgtgggcCTGTTTTAGAGTCTTGAACCAGCCTGCAACCCGAGACCAACCACcaaca GATGTTCAGTGTGAACAGATGAAGTCACTGCTACAGAGACCCGTGGATCTGTTCTTCATGCTCAGCCTCATCACTGCTATGATCTTCTCTGTTCTCCGAGGCCTG gtggtgctGGACTGTCCCGCTGATTGGTGTCGTGAATATGTGATACATTATGAACCATACCTTAAAGACCCCTCGGCGTATCCAACTgtacag atgttagtgaacatgctctATTCCACTCCGTGTCTAATCATGATGATGTATGGTCTGTGTATTCCGGGCTGTGATTGGCTTCCGGATCTGAGTCTGGTGCATGCAGGGGCCAtggcacag GCTCAGTTCTGTCACATCGGAGCATCACTACACACTCGGACCCCAGTCACCTTCCGCATTCCAAGCGAGCGACTGCTGTGTTTCTTCACCTTCAACCTGTTCTACGCTTTAGTTCCTCAGGCCCTCAGTTACCGCTGTATCAGCCGTCCTGCCTTCTTCATCAGCAAAACCCAACAAAGCCAGGCTGACTGA